One segment of Trachemys scripta elegans isolate TJP31775 chromosome 1, CAS_Tse_1.0, whole genome shotgun sequence DNA contains the following:
- the ZBED1 gene encoding zinc finger BED domain-containing protein 1, with translation MENKSLEGSPSDLKLVAHPRAKSKVWKYFGFDTNAEGCILQWKKIYCRICMAQIAYSGNTSNLSYHLEKNHPDEFCEFVKSNTEQMREAFATAFSKLKPESSQQVVQDTLIMKTSHNYENKKHQELTSAVISLICEGMYPSSIVDEPTFKALLRTADPRYELPSRKYFCTKAIPEKYNAIREIVLKELTEILWCGISTDMWRSENQNRSYVTLAVHFLNSSPSNCLAVNSRCLKTFEVPEENTAETITRVLYEIFIEWGINTKVFGATTDYGKDIVKACSLLDIPVQMPCLGQTFNAGIQQAFQLPKLCSLLARCRKLVEYFQQSTVAMYMLSEKQKQQNILHCMLVSDRVSWWGSTLAMLQRLKEQQFVIAAVLVEDSNNHHLMLEASEWNTIEGLVDLLQPFKQVAEMMSASKYPTISMVKPLLHMLLNTTLNIKENDLKEISMAKEVIAKELSTTYQHTPEIDMFLNVATFLDPRYKKLPFLSAFERQQVENRVVEEAKSLLEKVKENTFRPEEKFFTVSEEPPVKKIIISSTPPPTSAINNMLAEIFCQTGGVEDQEEWHAQIVEELSNFKSQKVLGLNEDPLKWWSDRLALFPVLPKVLQKYWCILATRVFPERLFGSSANVVSAKRNRLAPAHVDEQIFLYENTRNVSEAEPEDEDEGEWGLEQEQIFNLNDTVNVNSNFFNIRDSGFI, from the coding sequence ATGGAGAATAAAAGCTTAGAAGGCTCGCCATCAGATCTAAAGTTAGTGGCTCATCCAAGAGCAAAGAGTAAAGTATGGAAGTACTTTGGGTTTGATACTAATGCAGAAGGATGCATATTACAGTGGAAGAAAATCTATTGCCGCATCTGCATGGCCCAAATTGCCTATTCAGGAAACACGTCCAACCTTTCATACCACCTTGAGAAAAATCATCCTGATGAGTTCTGCGAATTTGTGAAAAGTAACACTGAGCAAATGAGGGAAGCGTTTGCTActgcattttcaaaactgaagcCAGAATCATCACAGCAGGTTGTTCAAGACACTTTAATTATGAAGACCAGCCACAATTATGAAAACAAAAAGCATCAAGAATTGACTTCTGCTGTGATTAGCCTAATTTGTGAGGGCATGTATCCTTCCTCTATAGTTGATGAACCCACATTCAAGGCACTTTTGAGAACAGCTGATCCTAGATATGAACTTCCTAGCAGGAAATATTTCTGCACAAAAGCAATTCCTGAAAAATACAATGCTATTAgagaaattgttttaaaagaactTACTGAAATTCTATGGTGTGGCATATCCACTGACATGTGGAGAAGTGAAAACCAGAATAGATCGTATGTAACACTTGCAGTTCATTTTCTGAATAGTAGCCCTTCTAACTGTCTGGCTGTTAACTCCCGGTGTTTAAAAACGTTTGAAGTGCCAGAGGAAAATACTGCAGAAACTATTACACGAGTCCTTTATGAAATCTTTATTGAATGGGGGATCAATACAAAAGTCTTTGGTGCTACAACAGATTATGGTAAAGACATTGTGAAAGCTTGCTCTCTCCTAGATATTCCAGTACAAATGCCTTGTTTGGGGCAGACTTTTAATGCAGGAATACAACAAGCTTTTCAGCTTCCAAAACTGTGCAGCCTTCTTGCCAGGTGCCGAAAACTGGTGGAATATTTTCAGCAGTCCACGGTCGCAATGTACATGTTAAGTGAGAAGCAGAAGCAACAAAATATTCTGCACTGTATGCTTGTAAGTGATCGTGTTTCCTGGTGGGGAAGCACACTTGCCATGTTGCAACGTCTTAAAGAACAGCAGTTTGTAATTGCAGCAGTTCTTGTGGAGGACAGCAATAACCACCATCTGATGCTGGAAGCCAGCGAATGGAATACAATTGAAGGCCTGGTGGACCTACTTCAGCCCTTTAAACAGGTTGCTGAGATGATGTCTGCTTCAAAATATCCAACAATAAGTATGGTGAAACCCCTCCTCCACATGCTTCTAAATACCACGTTGAACATCAAAGAGAATGATTTGAAAGAAATCAGCATGGCCAAGGAAGTGATAGCCAAAGAGTTATCAACAACATACCAGCATACACCTGAGATAGACATGTTTCTCAATGTTGCAACTTTTCTGGACCCTAGGTACAAAAAACTACCTTTCCTTTCAGCATTTGAACGGCAACAGGTAGAAAACAGAGTGGTGGAGGAAGCAAAAAGCCTTttggaaaaagtaaaagaaaacacTTTCAGGCCTGAAGAAAAGTTCTTTACAGTGTCAGAAGAGCCACCtgtgaaaaaaataatcatcTCCTCTACCCCTCCCCCTACCAGCGCAATCAATAACATGCTTGCGGAAATCTTTTGCCAGACAGGAGGGGTGGAAGACCAAGAGGAATGGCATGCTCAGATTGTTGAGGAATTGAGCAACTTTAAGTCACAAAAGGTTCTTGGTCTAAATGAAGACCCACTTAAATGGTGGTCTGACAGACTAGCATTATTTCCTGTTTTACCAAAGGTACTTCAGAAATATTGGTGTATTCTTGCCACAAGAGTCTTCCCTGAACGCCTTTTTGGTTCCTCTGCTAATGTTGTAAGTGCTAAGAGAAACCGGTTAGCCCCAGCTCATGTTGATGAGCAGATCTTTTTGTATGAAAACACTCGCAATGTGTCTGAAGCAGAACCTGAAGATGAGGATGAAGGCGAGTGGGGCTTGGAACAGGAacagatttttaatttaaatgacacAGTAAATGTAAACAGCAATTTCTTTAATATCCGAGACAGTGGGTTCATTTAA